One Fragaria vesca subsp. vesca unplaced genomic scaffold, FraVesHawaii_1.0 scf0513167, whole genome shotgun sequence genomic window, AGTTTGGAAATTGCTAACAAGGACAAACTGTTAGAAGATGATTAAGATCATGCTTATGTCTTAATTGAAGGGTAGTGGCTTCCAGCTGTCAAGCAAGTTGTGGCTTCTCTCTGCTTATGTGGCTTTTCCTtcagatattttctttttatgctgTAATAGTTGTTAGTATAAATAGGTTTTTGGGTTGTAATAATTCTACTTGACAATTCTGcattttataaaaaaacacagagaAAGTTGCTTCAAGTTTTCTTCCTCTGCCTCTcggtgttcttcattttcataacTAGATTTTGCTAGTGTGATCATGAATGCCATGTTATCaatgttgagatataaatcccacatcgggactATGAGACATTGCTTGTGGGTTTATAaaggtttgggccactccatctattgccaattggttttggatgtgaaccccagattattttatcatggtttcagagcgggttacccacatccacgtgtgaagcctaATGACTACACgcactccacgtcacccaaatGTTGTCTACGTGTTAAGCTTGAAGATTCGCCAtacgtgcgggggcgtgttgagatataaaccCCACATTaggaatatgagaccttgtatgtgggtttataagggtttgtgCCACTTCATCTGTTGCCAATTGGTTTGGCAAGCAATAGGGAGAATTGCTTACAGCCACTGACAGAAGAGATAGCTAAATACAACAGGATATTGCATCTTCCAAAGGAAGAAGTGAAAAATCTTATTAAACAATTAAAGAATGGTGCGGAACTCGTTCGCAAATGCTCCAAGATTCGCAAGCGGGCCAATTACAAAAAGAACGAGCACATCACCAAAATTCTGAGTTTGAACAACTCTCTTCAAAGGCTCATCATTCGACTCAAAGTGCAAGTGGAAAAGAGTGTGAAGGAGACTTCGGATTCAGCAGACAAAATAGAGGCGGTGATCAAGAACATTGAAGCTGGAGGTGTAGAACAAATTGATGATCTTGGAGGTAAAGGTCACAGTCCAGTAGAACCTGGATCACCTGCTGTTATACGGGACGTACCACAAGTCAACATGGAGGTTTCAAGGGATGTGATTAAGGAGGCATTGGTGGATTCAGCAAAGATTCTTATAGATCAGAAGGGGGTGAAGTCCAATGAACGGAGTGATGTGGTACAAGATCAAATGGAAACTGCAGCTGGATTAGATGTACTGAGTTTGCAGGGATCGACGGATGTGGAGACATTGTGTTCAACTCTTGTTGATTCAGCATTAAAGTGTGCAACAAATATAGACAAGATGGCAGTCGACAAAAATGAAGGAAGTGGTAGTCCAATTGAAATTGCAGTAGCTGCTGAAACTGAACCTCCTTCCCCTACAGTTCGGGATGTGCCGAGGAATGTTAAAAAGGTAACAGCTGAACCTCATTGTTCATCGCCAGCAGTTGGGATGAGATTGGGTTCGACAAACAGGACAAAGGTCAAACAACCCGATAAGGAAGAGGTAATTATGTAGGGCATGCATTACAAtcaatgtgatttttttttctccaaagCACCACGTAtgcattctcaaaaaaaaaaatatgcacGTATGAACTGAAATTAGACTACTAGTCTActactacattttttttttttaNCTTTTTAAAATTAACTTGGCCAGGTTTTTACTCAAGATTGtaatattatatattctaGTGACATAAATCTCTGTTTTGCAAGACATCATATGATATGTTCGGTTCTTGTATGTCTTATGTTCGATTCTTGTAAATTGTTAGTCAATTAttatataacaaaagaaaaaagacgaATTCGAACCTggccaaaatataaaaaagtaTGGTTAGAATAACTAATACTACTTTGTGACGACTCATGTGATAACTACACAATAATCCCCTTATGGTAATAAGGTCTTTATTCGAGTGTGTATATTAAATAATTAACATGTATCATATGGTAATTGTAGAACGTGCATGTATTGTACACATATACTTACATTTCTCCTAATTAAATACATATACAGGAAGCAGTGTTAGAGCATCTCAAATCGAGAGCGAATGCTATGATGACACTTCTGAAGAAAGTAAGTCCTAAATAGCTAGAAATAGATGCATTGCTTGTTGATAGAATTAGAAATAGATGCATTGCTTGTTGATAGAATTAGATGCATAATGGATAACTTTtaatgtaaaataaaataaaatatgagttacaattttttttttttttagggaaatGGAGATAGTTTTAGTTGGCATAGCCAATATGACCGGTAGCACATGGTCAAGCGGGAGATAGAACTCCTATACAAGCTCTAAGAGCCCTTATTTGACTAATCTAGTACGAAAGCTAAAGTCTAAAAACGCGGACGATCCAATACTACAAAACTAGAGTCCCAAAAGACAGACAATGCAATACTACAACTGAAAAAAACATAAGACCTCTACGCCTATACAACTGTAGTGCAAAGCATCTGTTCTGTAAATGAGAAAATAGCTTTTGAGTTAGAGTAGGAGGCATCTTGGCCCTTGGTTAAAATGGAACGGTGGTGATCGTTTTATTAGGCAATATTAGGAGAGGCTTattaggagaggatccggatccaGACCGataatatgatcaaaattTCTTCTAAGAGctgatttattatttttcccaaTTAACAGTTACTTGTGCGCGCAGTGGTTTGGTAGGAACAATAGCTgtgggaaaagaaagaagggaaaTGTCGTTCTCTGGATAATACCTTCCAATTGTAACAAGGAAAGCAAAGTGTCGacattttgttcatgtatcAAACCATTTCAGGtgtttatagttttcttttgctttataGTTTTTCATTCTTCCTCTGAAGTCTAAAAGATCTATATGGCTCAGTGCTTTGCTATTCCACTTTGATCGTACTCTTGATCTCTCTCGatcatttaatttatttagtttatatCTTGATACATTATATATGCAGAAACACAGTGAGGAAACAGAAATGATCATGCAAGTGCCTTTTCCGTACGAATGCATTGACAACATCATCTCACTGACCACTCCTGCAGNNNNNNNNNNNNNNNNNNNNtgttttaattgtaatattaaagggagATGCAATCAATCATTAATTCGGATTAGAaacatatattaaaaaaaaaaaccacacgTAACAAACACACGTGAGGAGTTGAACACTCCTCTGTCCAAAttgattgttgtaattaatattttatatgccaaacttttctttaattagttagaaGGGTCAAAATAGTGTCAACATCACATTTCAACTGACAAATTATATAACAATATGACTTAATAAAAAATGTGAGGGAGGTCAGCTGAACCCCTTGACCCCCCCTTCCCTACGCCCCTGCTAGTGATGCGGTACAAGATCAAATGGAAACTACTAGTTCCTGTGAAGTGCCCCCTTCATCTGCAGGTGGAATTGTGGATTCACCGGATTGCATGCACTGAACTTGCAGGGAACGATGGATATGGATACAATTACCAGCAATAAGTGAGAGTAACGGACATTGATGGGGGGCGGACTCTAAAACCTAgggatatatcatatatcgTATAAGTAATATAGCACACGTCACTAGAAATTCTTACACTATATTTTCATTATATTGTCAATTTGTCATACAAGCTCCCTTTCAAATAATACAACTGGAAACTCTTGCTTAAGTAGCATAGATCAGAGAAGTTGATATTTCTGAATGGAAATggaaaaattacataaagaATATTAAATCGCCAAGTATATCACTGCCTTGACTTCGGCTGATATTTAAGTTACAATGAGCTTCCATATGCTCTGCGTCAGCTATGGAAGGGATAGATGTGGTTGATTCAAATTGAACGGGGTCGGGGTGGTGTGGTACAAATTagtgatgaaattgaaattgagtaCGTGGTAGCTTTTCTGTACAATGTTTTGCACAGGCTTCCCTAACACAAATGGGTGCATATCTTCATGTTCATTGTGAGGATCAAGGACTCAGGGAGGGAAGCCTTTGAGCTGCAAAACCGGGGCTTAAAGATCAATGactcatgcatgcatgttgatGATCCCATAATATATCTTCGCTCTTTGGTTGTCTCAATATGATGCGATGTTTGTACGAGAGATTGGCTATTTATACGAGTTTGGTGGAATTATTGTTCTAATTCATGGGTTTCAACAATTTGATGGATGTCTTCAGACTTTCCATTGAACTGAATGAGTATGGAAAGTGAATTAAGGAGGCCTTGGTGCTCGTAAGTAACTTGGAAAAAGAGATCACACAAATTGAACAGGGTGGTGTGGTACAaagtgatgaaattgaaatcgaGTGTCGGATTCCAGTTCCTCAACGTCGATCACCTTTAGTTGGAGCGGATTTACAAAAAATGTGCAGTTAAATTGAGAGGTGTTCGAGGAGACATTGGATCCGGTAAGTAACTAACTAGAAGAGGAGATCAAGGAAATTAGAGAAGTTGTGGTACAAAATGATGAAGTACAAAGTAAGGGTACTCAACTTTCATCGCCTACAGCTGGATCAAGTATACAAAGTATGCAGGAAAAAGGGGTGTGATCAAGGAAAGATGGGAGTCGGAAGACATGCAGGGTGTTAAGCAGATTAAAAATAAGTTTCGAATTCTAAATGGCAAGTCTCTATCGTTGAGTGCATTTCTAATGCCCATATTGGTTTGATCATGTTAAAGTGGCAGGATTCAGTAAACCATTTACAGAACAGAAAATGTCTTCTTTGTATATTACTCACAATAAATCCATCATTTACCGACTATTATTAAAGGAGACTTCTTTATTTGTCTTGGGTGTGAAGGATTTTAAGAATCTGATATGCttttttgtccaaaaaaatttgatatgttttaaATCCCACAGTTGATTTCAGTTTTGCTAATTAAGAATGGTACCTGAATCTATACAATGATAGGATCTTTGTATTAGTTTAAAGTTGCAACTGCTACCATAAAACCACCAGGCAAGTACATCCAGAAATTTTGTATATCTAATGAAATGCATGTATCAGTACAAAGCTTAAACAGTCATCCGGAGGATGCATTCTCATTACAGGTATCAACTTTCTCAATGGCTCACTGCGATCAGACATTTTCCAACGGCAGCTTTCTGCACATTGCTCTACACTTTCAGACACGCCCGGTCTCTTCGTTTCTATTTTGGCTTTCAACTTCAGGGATCACCTAGACCATAGCAACGGTGAATTATTGAGCAACCACGTCTGTCAGGGATAGAGGAATGTCCATCAGGAAAACAACTGGGGAGTAGTCTTCCAAAAGGGCTTCTGCAAGGGTCAGGGAGTCCGATGAG contains:
- the LOC101303670 gene encoding uncharacterized protein LOC101303670 produces the protein MALNFVGGIPFQLLYDGVKLGIRKSRKFRIQLQNLQITLDGLQPYIIQGIEDNNVRLNLPTEIIQSLRTKMLEGKELVDMVLKLSMWNIRIWGNCYNCLGPDWAEQLSELDRSLRVLIAQLEMEAKKNITDLGSGFQLSSKLWLLSAYVAFPSDIFFLCWFVPLHLLPIGLASNRENCLQPLTEEIAKYNRILHLPKEEVKNLIKQLKNGAELVRKCSKIRKRANYKKNEHITKILSLNNSLQRLIIRLKVQVEKSVKETSDSADKIEAVIKNIEAGGVEQIDDLGGKGHSPVEPGSPAVIRDVPQVNMEVSRDVIKEALVDSAKILIDQKGVKSNERSDVVQDQMETAAGLDVLSLQGSTDVETLCSTLVDSALKCATNIDKMAVDKNEGSGSPIEIAVAAETEPPSPTVRDVPRNVKKVTAEPHCSSPAVGMRLGSTNRTKVKQPDKEEEAVLEHLKSRANAMMTLLKKWFGRNNSCGKRKKGNVVLWIIPSNCNKESKVSTFCSCIKPFQKHSEETEMIMQVPFPYECIDNIISLTTPVELWIHRIACTELAGNDGYGYNYQQ